Within the bacterium genome, the region GACCATGGTCTCGCTTAAGGAGCAGGGTTCGGAATTCAAACTGGAGCCGGTGCTGTCCTGGAAGACCAGGGTGGCCCAGGTGAAAACGGTGGCGGCCGGGGAATACATAGGCTACGGCTGCACCTTCAGGACCAGCCGCAAGACCAGGATCGCGGTGCTGCCGGTGGGCTATTACGACGGGTATGACCGGAAACTTTCCAACACCGCCTACGTGCTGATCAGGGGAAAGCGGGCCCCCATCCGGGGCCGGGTCTGCATGAACCTGTGCATGGCCGACATCACCGACATCCCCGGGGTCAAGCCGGAGGACGAAGTGGTGCTGCTGGGAAAGCAAGGCAGGGAGCAACTTTCCGCCGAACAGCTGGCCCAGTGGATCGGGACCATAAATTACGAGGTGGTGACCAGGATCAATCCCATGCTGCCAAGGGTGGTGGTGTGATCGAGTAAAATAATAACCAGTGCTTGTGCCTGCGATCAATAAAGAATCAAGAGTCCGGGTGCTGACAACAGGAACAACTTCCCAAAGGATATTTAAGCCAACCATGCCGATCAAAACGAAAAAAACGACAAACACTAAACTGCCAAACCGCAAACAGCCCCAAGGCAAACCGTTCTACGAACTGGTGGACATCTTCGCCCGACTGCGCGCCCCCGGCGGCTGCCCCTGGGACCGGGTCCAGACCCCCAAGACCCTCAAGCCCTACCTGCTGGAAGAGGCCTACGAGGTGCTGGAGGCCATTGACGAGAACGACCCGGTCAAAATGAAGGAGGAGCTGGGAGACCTGCTGGGCCAGATCATCTTCCATTCCCAGATGGCGGCCGAGAAAAAACTCTTCGACATCGACCAGGTGGCCGCCTGTCATGCGGAGAAGATGCGGCGGCGCCACCCCCACGTCTTTGCCCAGGGCCATGCCAGGGACGCCAAAGAAGTGCTGATGAACTGGGAGGAGATCAAGTACCAGGAGAAAAAGAACGTCCGGCGCTCGGCCCTGGACGGCATCCCCCGCCGCCTGCCGGCCCTGCTGAAGGCGCACCGGATCCAAGACAAGGCCGCCCGGCTGGGTTTTGACTGGGACCACATCGACGGGGCCTTCGCCAAGCTGGAGGAGGAGCTGGGGGAATTCTCCAAGGCCTACAGCAAGGGCAACAAAAAGGAGATCCAGGACGAGTTGGGAGACATCCTGTTCACTTTGGTCAACCTGTCCCGCTTTTTGAAGATCGATCCCGAGGACGCCCTGCGGCTGACATCGGAGAAATTCACCCGGCGCTTCAAGTACATTGAGCAGCAGCTGGCAAAGACCGGCAAGACCTTCAAGCAGAGCAGCCTGGAGGACCTGGAAGCCCTGTGGCAGCAGGCCAAGAAGCAGCGCCGGAAGAGCTAAAACGTCATTACGAGATGTCCCCCTGCCTTACTGGCGAAATAATCCGACTGGTTGCTTGTTGGACCGCTTCGTTTGAAATCCCATGAAGCCGCGCTCGCGGTGACCGTTATTGGTATAATATAAAGAGCCCCGCTGTAAACAGCGGGGCTCTTTATTATGCCGTG harbors:
- the mazG gene encoding nucleoside triphosphate pyrophosphohydrolase; this translates as MPIKTKKTTNTKLPNRKQPQGKPFYELVDIFARLRAPGGCPWDRVQTPKTLKPYLLEEAYEVLEAIDENDPVKMKEELGDLLGQIIFHSQMAAEKKLFDIDQVAACHAEKMRRRHPHVFAQGHARDAKEVLMNWEEIKYQEKKNVRRSALDGIPRRLPALLKAHRIQDKAARLGFDWDHIDGAFAKLEEELGEFSKAYSKGNKKEIQDELGDILFTLVNLSRFLKIDPEDALRLTSEKFTRRFKYIEQQLAKTGKTFKQSSLEDLEALWQQAKKQRRKS